Proteins from a genomic interval of Cyprinus carpio isolate SPL01 chromosome A21, ASM1834038v1, whole genome shotgun sequence:
- the LOC109072127 gene encoding thrombospondin-4-B-like, giving the protein MTGTMYLLAAVSLIFTLSSASAESTVYNLLTSPDCLPDLLHGGLAEQGITELFILTTFRLQPRTGNTIFSLYNPRDNSKYFEFSVLGKLNKATLRYLRRDGRMSTVTFNNLKLADGEKHRLLFHLKGLEVGQPGGFPHNQGVLPVPGVELHLDCRLVETLRDLPAVFNGLNNNQGVELRTMQGKAQEELEELKLAYGDSMENVASLQDCHTHQSDSVQTLGLNTKQLTNQMLELTKVINELKDVLIQQVKETSFLRNTIAECQACGLGGTEVVKSKCTPGVCFRDDMCIETDNGVECGPCPDGYTGDGYSCDDVDECQFNPCFPGVRCVNMAPGFRCEACPLGFTGKPLEGVGVTYAQTHKQVCDDIDECKGPDNGGCTTNSICVNSVGSYQCGRCKTGFTGDQIRGCKPEKSCGNRLQNPCDPNAQCIEERDGTITCQCGIGWAGNGYLCGKDTDIDGYPDEKLRCRDPTCRKDNCVTVPNSGQEDADGDGKGDACDPDADGDGILNEQDNCWLTPNINQRNSDKDSHGDACDNCIRVDNPDQRDTDSDGLGDACDDDMDGDGLKNFLDNCQRVKNRDQLDRDGDGVGDACDSCPDIPNPNQSDIDHDLVGDSCDTNQDSDGDGHQDSKDNCPMVINSSQLDTDKDGLGDECDDDDDNDGIPDILPPGPDNCRLVPNSDQIDDNNDGVGDICESDFDQDKVIDRIDNCPENAEITLTDFRAYQTVVLDPEGDAQIDPNWVVLNQGMEIVQTMNSDPGLAVGYTAFSGVDFEGTFHVNTVTDDDYAGFIFGYQDSSSFYVVMWKQTEQTYWQATPFRAVAEPGIQLKAVKSKTGPGEHLRNSLWHTGDTNDQVRLLWKDPRNVGWKDKVSYRWYLQHRPQVGYIRVRFYEGSELVADSGVTIDTTMRGGRLGVFCFSQENIIWSNLKYRCNDTIPEDFQDFSTQHGMDPL; this is encoded by the exons ATGACCGGCACAATGTATCTCCTCGCGGCCGTTTCTCTGATCTTTACTCTCAGCTCAGCAAGCGCAGAATCAACCG TGTATAACCTCTTAACGTCACCGGACTGCCTACCGGATCTACTGCACGGAGGTTTGGCAGAGCAGGGAATAACAGAACTCTTTATTCTCACAACGTTCCGTCTCCAGCCTCGAACCGGAAACACCATATTCAGCCTGTACAATCCACGAGACAACAGCAAGTACTTTGAGTTTTCTGTGCTTGGGAAACTCAACAAAG ctACTTTACGATACCTGCGCAGAGATGGTAGGATGAGTACCGTTACCTTCAACAACCTGAAACTGGCTGATGGTGAGAAGCATCGGCTGCTCTTCCATTTGAAGGGACTGGAGGTGGGCCAACCAGGGGGCTTCCCGCACAACCAGGGGGTGTTACCGGTGCCCGGGGTGGAGCTCCACCTGGACTGCAGGCTGGTGGAGACGCTGAGAGATTTACCAGCTGTGTTTAATGGCCTAAACAATAACCAGGGAGTGGAGCTCAGAACTATGCAGGGGAAAGCACAA GAGGAGTTGGAGGAGCTCAAACTTGCATATGGTGATTCAATGGAAAATGTTGCATCGCTGCAGGACTGCCACACTCATCAGAGCGACTCTGTACAGACTTTAG GGCTTAACACGAAACAGCTTACAAATCAGATGCTGGAGCTGACAAAGGTCATTAATGAGCTGAAAGATGTTCTTATTCAGCAG GTGAAGGAAACATCCTTCCTCAGAAACACCATTGCTGAGTGCCAGGCCTGTG GGCTGGGCGGAACGGAGGTGGTGAAATCAAAGTGCACTCCTGGAGTGTGTTTCCGTGATGACATGTGTATAGAAACAGACAATGGGGTGGAGTGCGGTCCATGCCCTGATGGATACACTGGAGATGGATATAGCTGTGATGACGTTGATGAG TGCCAGTTTAATCCCTGCTTCCCTGGCGTGAGGTGTGTGAACATGGCTCCAGGTTTCCGCTGTGAGGCATGTCCTCTTGGATTCACTGGAAAACCACTGGAAGGTGTTGGCGTGACTTATGCACAAACGCACAAGCAG GTGTGTGATGATATCGATGAGTGTAAAGGCCCAGATAATGGAGGATGCACCACTAACTCCATCTGTGTGAATTCTGTG GGATCATATCAATGTGGCCGATGTAAGACAGGATTTACAGGTGACCAGATCAGAGGTTGTAAGCCAGAGAAAAGCTGTGGAAACCGCCTACAGAACCCTTGCGACCCCAATGCGCAGTGCATAGAGGAAAGGGATGGCACCATCACATGCCAG TGTGGCATTGGATGGGCTGGAAACGGTTATCTCTGCGGTAAAGACACTGACATCGATGGGTACCCTGACGAGAAGCTGCGCTGCCGAGACCCAACCTGCAGAAAG GATAACTGTGTTACCGTTCCAAACTCGGGACAAGAGGATGCAGATGGTGATGGGAAAGGAGATGCATGTGACCCAGATGCAGATGGAGATGGAATACTGAATGAGCAG GATAACTGCTGGTTGACACCAAATATAAATCAACGGAACAGTGATAAGGACAGCCATGGCGATGCATGTGACAACTGTATCCGAGTGGATAACCCAGACCAGAGAGACACTGATTCTGATGGCCTCGGAGATGCATGCGATGACGACATGGATGGAGATG GGCTGAAAAACTTTCTGGATAACTGCCAGCGAGTGAAAAATCGTGACCAGCTGGATCGTGATGGGGATGGGGTGGGAGATGCATGTGATAGCTGTCCTGACATCCCAAATCCAAATCAG TCTGACATTGACCATGATCTTGTTGGAGATTCTTGTGACACAAATCAAGATAG TGATGGTGATGGTCACCAAGATAGCAAAGACAACTGCCCAATGGTAATTAACAGCTCCCAGCTGGACACAGATAAAGATGGACTAGGAGATGAATgtgacgatgatgatgataatgatggtaTTCCCGACATACTGCCTCCTGGACCAGATAACTGCCGCTTGGTGCCCAACTCTGACCAAATAGATGACAACA ATGATGGAGTAGGCGACATATGCGAATCAGACTTTGACCAAGACAAGGTTATCGACAGGATCGATAACTGCCCAGAAAATGCAGAGATCACACTGACAGACTTCAGAGCCTATCAGACAGTTGTACTGGACCCAGAGGGTGATGCTCAGATTGACCCCAACTGGGTGGTTCTTAACCAG GGAATGGAGATTGTCCAGACTATGAATAGTGACCCTGGCCTTGCTGTTG GTTACACTGCATTCAGCGGTGTGGATTTTGAGGGTACCTTCCATGTGAATACGGTGACTGATGACGACTATGCCGGCTTCATCTTTGGCTACCAAGACTCTTCCAGTTTCTACGTGGTGATGTGGAAGCAAACAGAGCAGACATACTGGCAGGCCACACCCTTCAGAGCCGTAGCTGAACCTGGCATTCAGCTGAAG GCAGTAAAGTCCAAGACTGGTCCAGGTGAGCATCTGAGGAACTCTCTCTGGCATACAGGTGACACTAATGATCAGGTACGTCTCCTTTGGAAGGATCCAAGGAACGTTGGCTGGAAGGATAAGGTATCATACCGCTGGTACCTGCAGCATCGCCCACAAGTCGGATACATCAG ggttCGTTTCTATGAGGGATCAGAGCTGGTGGCAGATTCTGGGGTGACAATTGATACCACAATGAGAGGAGGAAGACTGGGAGTGTTCTGCTTCTCTCAAGAGAACATCATCTGGTCAAACTTGAAGTACCGCTGCAATG ACACCATTCCAGAGGACTTCCAGGACTTCAGTACACAACATGGCATGGACCCCCTGTAA
- the LOC109072111 gene encoding HAUS augmin-like complex subunit 1 isoform X2 — MCEKSKIVSQWLRKVFGQQPVPEFEVNTRTVEILYELAESSETRCREAELLIKDHEQKTEEYGSDGTHLQEVLLQAVGLQAGGLSKPAVDLLSALEGTAEVLKLRDTSLGSYMPAINKLTNDALEAEKTDRRLQRELTAVRTKMTAAVVLRKKLQDDLMKITHTQQVEAATAEERLLNMDFMKNKSRDLACRNKIVQEKLDSRQMEDSLTHQAIVQLSEKITALKEESLPLKKKLEPYSDLSPFCFLESSSCTGENRGG, encoded by the exons ATGTGCGAGAAGAGCAAAATC GTGAGCCAGTGGCTCAGGAAGGTGTTCGGGCAGCAGCCGGTACCAGAATTTGAGGTGAACACACGCACAGTGGAGATTCTGTACGAGCTGGCAGAGAGCAGTGAGACGAGATGCAGAGAGGCTGAGCTGCTCATCAAGGACCACGAGCAGAAAACAGAAGAGTATGGCAGTGATG GAACTCATCTCCAAGAAGTGCTTCTCCAGGCGGTAGGACTTCAGGCTGGAGGACTTTCCAAACCCGCAGTGGACCTGCTGTCGGCACTGGAGGGAACCGCTGAAGTGCTTAAACTCAGAGACACATCACTTGGGAG CTATATGCCTgcaatcaataaactgaccaatgACGCGCTGGAGGCAGAGAAAACAGACCGGAGGTTGCAGCGGGAACTTACTGCTGTTAGAACGAAAATGACTGCCGCAGTTGTTCTTCGGAAAAAACTTCAGGa TGATCTGATGAAGATCACACATACGCAGCAGGTGGAAGCAGCTACAGCGGAGGAGAGGCTTCTTAACATGGACTTCATGAAGAACAAATCCAGAGATCTCGCCTGCAGGAATAAGATTGTGCAG GAAAAGCTGGACTCACGGCAGATGGAGGATTCTCTTACCCATCAGGCCATCGTACAGTTATCAGAG AAAATCACAGCTCTGAAAGAGGAATCACTACCCTTGAAGAAGAAACTAGAGCCGTATAGTGACTTGAGCCCT ttttgttttttagagtcCAGCTCTTGCACGGGTGAAAATCGAGGAGGCTAA
- the LOC109072128 gene encoding ATP synthase subunit alpha, mitochondrial: protein MLSVRVAAALARTLPRRAGLVSKNVAAAACVGAKNLHTARPWLQKTGTAEVSSILEEKILGADTSADLEETGRVLSIGDGIARVYGLRNVQAEEMVEFSSGLKGMSLNLEADNVGVVVFGNDKLIKEGDIVKRTGAIVDVPVGEELLGRVVDALGNPIDGKGPLGSKQRRRVGLKAPGIIPRISVREPMQTGIKAVDSLVPIGRGQRELIIGDRQTGKTAIAIDTIINQKRFNDGTEEKKKLYCIYVAIGQKRSTVAQLVKRLTDTDAMKYTIVVSATASDAAPLQYLAPYSGCSMGEYFRDNGKHALIIYDDLSKQAVAYRQMSLLLRRPPGREAYPGDVFYLHSRLLERAAKMNDNFGGGSLTALPVIETQAGDVSAYIPTNVISITDGQIFLETELFYKGIRPAINVGLSVSRVGSAAQTRAMKQVAGTMKLELAQYREVAAFAQFGSDLDAATQQLLNRGVRLTELLKQGQYSPMAIEEQVAVIYAGVRGHLDKMDPSKITKFEKAFLQHVISQHQDLLTAIRTDGKISEASDTKLKQIVLNFISSFE, encoded by the exons ATGCTCTCCGTTCGCGTCGCGGCGGCTCTGGCCCGCACCCTGCCCAGACGGGCCGGACTC GTTTCCAAGAatgttgctgctgctgcatgcGTTGGAGCGAAGAACCTGCACACTGCCAGACCATGGCTGCAGAAGACAG GCACAGCGGAGGTGTCCAGCATCCTGGAGGAGAAGATTCTTGGAGCCGATACTAGTGCTGATCTGGAGGAGACGGGCCGTGTGCTGTCCATCGGTGACGGTATCGCTCGCGTGTACGGGCTGAGGAACGTGCAGGCCGAAGAGATGGTGGAGTTCTCCTCCGGCCTCAAG GGCATGTCTCTGAACTTGGAGGCTGATAACGTTGGTGTTGTGGTGTTCGGTAATGACAAACTGATCAAGGAGGGTGACATCGTCAAGAGAACAGGGGCTATCGTGGATGTTCCTGTCGGAGAGGAGCTGCTCGGCCGTGTCGTGGACGCTCTGGGAAACCCCATTGATGGCAAG GGACCCCTGGGCTCTAAGCAGCGTAGGCGTGTGGGACTGAAGGCCCCTGGCATCATTCCCCGCATCTCTGTGAGGGAGCCCATGCAGACGGGCATCAAAGCCGTGGACAGTCTGGTGCCCATTGGCCGTGGCCAGAGAGAGCTGATCATTGGAGACCGACAGACTGG CAAAACCGCCATTGCCATCGACACCATCATCAACCAGAAGCGCTTCAACGATGGCACTGAAGAGAAAAAGAAGCTGTACTGCATCTACGTGGCCATCGGTCAGAAGAGATCCACCGTGGCCCAGCTGGTGAAGAGGCTGACGGATACCGATGCCATGAAGTACACCATCGTGGTGTCCGCCACTGCGTCTGATGCCGCTCCCCTGCAGTACCTGGCTCCATACTCCGGCTGCTCCATGGGCGAGTACTTCAGAGACAACGGCAAACACGCCCTCATCATCTACGACGATCTTTCCAAACAG GCTGTTGCCTACCGGCAAATGTCCCTGCTGCTGCGTCGTCCCCCCGGTCGTGAGGCCTACCCCGGTGACGTCTTCTACCTGCACTCCCGTCTGCTGGAGAGAGCGGCCAAGATGAACGACAACTTCGGTGGTGGATCCCTCACCGCCCTGCCTGTTATCGAGACCCAGGCCGGAGACGTGTCCGCTTACATTCCCACCAACGTCATCTCCATCACTGACGGACAG ATTTTCTTGGAGACTGAGTTGTTCTACAAGGGTATCCGTCCCGCTATTAACGTGGGTCTGTCCGTGTCCCGTGTCGGCTCTGCTGCCCAGACCAGGGCCATGAAGCAG GTGGCTGGTACCATGAAGCTGGAGTTGGCCCAGTACCGTGAGGTGGCCGCCTTCGCCCAGTTCGGTTCTGACCTGGACGCTGCCACACAGCAGCTGCTGAACCGAGGCGTGCGACTCACAGAGCTGCTCAAGCAGGGCCAGTACT CTCCCATGGCCATTGAGGAGCAGGTGGCTGTCATTTATGCTGGTGTGAGAGGACACTTAGACAAGATGGATCCTAGCAAGATCACCAAATTCGAGAAAGCCTTCCTTCAGCACGTCATCAGCCAGCACCAGGATCTGCTCACAGCCATCAG GACCGACGGTAAGATTTCAGAGGCCTCTGACACAAAACTCAAGCAGATCGTGCTCAACTTCATCTCAAGCTTTGAGTAG
- the LOC109072111 gene encoding HAUS augmin-like complex subunit 1 isoform X1, whose amino-acid sequence MCEKSKIVSQWLRKVFGQQPVPEFEVNTRTVEILYELAESSETRCREAELLIKDHEQKTEEYGSDGTHLQEVLLQAVGLQAGGLSKPAVDLLSALEGTAEVLKLRDTSLGSYMPAINKLTNDALEAEKTDRRLQRELTAVRTKMTAAVVLRKKLQDDLMKITHTQQVEAATAEERLLNMDFMKNKSRDLACRNKIVQEKLDSRQMEDSLTHQAIVQLSEKITALKEESLPLKKKLEPYSDLSPSPALARVKIEEAKRELAALDAQLEQKVDFMNTLF is encoded by the exons ATGTGCGAGAAGAGCAAAATC GTGAGCCAGTGGCTCAGGAAGGTGTTCGGGCAGCAGCCGGTACCAGAATTTGAGGTGAACACACGCACAGTGGAGATTCTGTACGAGCTGGCAGAGAGCAGTGAGACGAGATGCAGAGAGGCTGAGCTGCTCATCAAGGACCACGAGCAGAAAACAGAAGAGTATGGCAGTGATG GAACTCATCTCCAAGAAGTGCTTCTCCAGGCGGTAGGACTTCAGGCTGGAGGACTTTCCAAACCCGCAGTGGACCTGCTGTCGGCACTGGAGGGAACCGCTGAAGTGCTTAAACTCAGAGACACATCACTTGGGAG CTATATGCCTgcaatcaataaactgaccaatgACGCGCTGGAGGCAGAGAAAACAGACCGGAGGTTGCAGCGGGAACTTACTGCTGTTAGAACGAAAATGACTGCCGCAGTTGTTCTTCGGAAAAAACTTCAGGa TGATCTGATGAAGATCACACATACGCAGCAGGTGGAAGCAGCTACAGCGGAGGAGAGGCTTCTTAACATGGACTTCATGAAGAACAAATCCAGAGATCTCGCCTGCAGGAATAAGATTGTGCAG GAAAAGCTGGACTCACGGCAGATGGAGGATTCTCTTACCCATCAGGCCATCGTACAGTTATCAGAG AAAATCACAGCTCTGAAAGAGGAATCACTACCCTTGAAGAAGAAACTAGAGCCGTATAGTGACTTGAGCCCT agtcCAGCTCTTGCACGGGTGAAAATCGAGGAGGCTAAACGAGAGctg GCTGCCCTGGATGCCCAGTTGGAGCAGAAAGTGGACTTCatgaacactttattttga